The DNA window GGGTCGCGAGCACGCTGGCGTGCGTCAAGACGCCCGCACGGTGGGCGGGATCGAGCTCGACCCGCTCGAACGCCGTCCCCGTGGGGCCGGACACGCCGTAGAACGCGGCGAGCTCCGCATTCATGAAGCTGAAAGGCGCCGTGAGCAGGGTGGTGAGGCTCCCGCCGGGCTCGTCGAACACCACGTGCTCGACGAACGCCTCGGTCTCGGCCATCCAGAGAGGCCTCAGCGCGCTGTCGTACGCAGGGTACGTCTTCTGATCCTTGGTCATCAGGTCGACGTGCTTCAGCTCGAGCCACTGCCGGTGAAACTCCAGGACGGCCTCACGAGCGCGCGGATCGTGCAGCATGCGCTCGGCCGCGACCCGGATCTCTTCCGGGGTGCCGAGCCGTCCCGCTTCGGCGTCGTCGAGCAGCGCGTCGTCGGGCATCGACGACCAGAGCAGGTACGACAGGCGCGACGCGATCTCGTAGTGCGAGAGCTGAACGACGCCCTGCGCGACCGGGTCGGGCATCCCCAGCTCGACGCGGTAAAGGAAGTGGGGCGACTGCAGCATCGCCTGGATGATCAGCTCGACACCGATGACACCGCCGTAGTCGTCTCGCCCCCAGTCGAACAGCGTGGCGAAGCGTTTCACCTCGTCCGCATCGAGCGGGCGACGGAACGCGCGGCGTCCGAAGTCACGGATCCACCGCTCCACGCAAGCGTCGGCTTCCGGGCGCGTCGGGTCGCACCCTGGCATCAGCCGGGTCAGGTGCTGGGCCGCCTGGGCTGCAAGCTTCTCGGCAGCCTTCATGTACTGCTCGGCCAGGCTCTGGGTGACCCCCAGGGCTGCAGCTTGGTTGTTGAAGCCGAGCACTTCTTCTTCGGGTGCAAACGACCGCGCTGGTTGCGTCTCGTCCCCGAGGAGATCGTGGACGGTGCGGTCGTACTCGAAGCGGGTCATCCGGCGGATGGGCGCCGTGCCTGGAGAGAGGCTGACGCATGCGGTGTCCACCGGAGGGGACGGCTCCGGGCTGCACGCGGTCGGCCCCAGGGCGACGGCGCTCACCGCAACGAGCCAGGATCCGAGCCTACCGCGGCCGTCTGGCCCCCTCCCTCGCCTCTCCGACAGCTCCATCTGCCTCGCCTCCCGCGACCGACGGGCTGCGTCGACGCTCCCGCGAGCGGGTCACCGGCGAAGCACACGTCCGTCCTCTGGGTGACGCCAAGGACTGCACGTCACGCCAGCGCGGACCGGAGCCTAACAGGACACCTGCCGGTGGTCGATCCCTGCATCGCGAAGGTTCCCGGGGCATGAACCGAGACGTGCGACACGCGCCACCACGGTCCCACGGTCTCCACCATCAAGACGCTGGATTGTCGGCTGGCAGGGCTTGTAGGCTCACGCCGGTGCTACAGTCTGACGACCTCGCTTCCCCCCTGGGCACGCGCGTCTTGGCGCAGGTAGGACAGGGGCCTTCCGTCGTTCGTGGGCTTTGCAGTGACGGGTCGAGCCGCCTCCTCGTCGCGCGCCTCTGCGCTCACTTGCTGCTCGGTGTCGCGGGCGCTGCAGCCACGTTCACCTTCTCACCGCCCATCCTGGCGCAGTCGGAGGAAGCCAAGTCGATCGCCGTCCACATCGAGGGGCCTGACGGCGACTCGATGAACGCGGCCATCCAGGCCATCGTGCCCGAGACGCTGCAAGTCGTCGATCCTGACACCTTCACGAGCGCGCTCAAGAAGGCCGGCGTCCGGCCGCCGCTGGGCAAGGCCATCTCGGATGAGAGGCAACGCAAGCGCGTGCTGCCAAAGATCCGCAAGGCGCTCGACGCGGCCGGCATCGAGGCCGTGGTCCTGGGGCTCATGCGCAAGGTGGGAGCGCGCAAGGAGCTGTACCTGGTCTACGTCGATCGAGGGTCGGACGAGCTGCCCATCGACGAGCCGATCGCCCTTCGAGGGAACGAGGCGGATCACCTCCGGTCGATCGACGCCACCCTCGGGCCCGTCCTCCGCGATCTCGCGCCGGCCGCCACCATGCCGGAGAAGATCGAGCCCGAAGAGAAGCCGAAGGAGGAGCCCGACGAAAAGAAGGACGAGAAGAAGGACGAGCCGGTCGGCGCGCGCCCGAAGAACCAGGTGGGCACCGCGCTCTTCGTCATCGATGGTGGCCTCGAGCTGGGTGGTCGCTGGTTCAACTACTCGGAGCCGCTGACGGAGAACATCCGGCCCTACAGCGTCTTCGGCGCGCCGCTCATCAACCTGGGAGGCGAGCTGTATCCGTTCGCCGGCACGGGTGTCCCGTTCATCAAGGATCTCGGTCTCACCGTGAGTTTCGCGCGCGCGCTCGGGCTCAGCTCGGCGGAGGAGGGAGGCGAGTCGGTGGGAACGACCTACCAGCGCTTCGACATCGGGCTGCGCGAGCGCATCCGCCTCGGGAGCAACGATCAGTCGGCCATCCTCGGGATCGGCGCCGGGCTGCGGCTCCAGACGTTCGGCTACGAGAACACGGACATCGACGGGCTGCTCCCCGACGTTTCCTACACGCTCGTTCGCCTCGGGCTCGATCTGAGGGCGCCTGTAGGCCCAGTGGCTCTCCTCGCCGGCTTCGACTTCTTCATCCCCATGTCATCGGGTCTCGTTTACGAGCAGTTCACGGATCCGAGCGTGCTCGGGATTGCCCTCGGTGGCGGCGTGGCGATCCCGATCTCGAGCGGCCTCGAGGCGCGTGTCCGCCTCGACTACTCGAGGTTCTTCTCGTCCTTCACGCCCGCGCGAGGTGACAGGTTCATCGCGGGAGGTGCCGTGGACGAGTACCTCGGGATCCGCCTCGGCGCCGCCTACGCCTACTAGCGCCGCGGGGCGCACTACTAGCGCCGCGAGGCGCACGGACCGCGCCGCGAGGCGCACGGACCGCGCCGTGAGGCGCACAGAGCCCAGCGCCGGAAGGCGCACGGACCGGGAGATCGGTGCGATGGTGCGTGGAGCCGGCTTGCTGCGTCGACGGGTCGTCCCTGTGCTCTGTACGGGGACGCTGCTGCTGTGCGGTTGCCCCGGGACGCTGCCTCTGGAGAAGGAAGAGTACCTGACCGGAGGGGCCGGCGGTGGTGGCGAGGGCGGCGCTGGTGGCGCAGGCGGCTCGCAAGGGGAAGGTGGCGCTGGGGCGACGGGGGAAGGTGGCGCTGGGGGAGCCAGCTGACTCCCCAGCGCTCGTCGAGACCTCCGCGAGAGAGCCAGGCGGAGATGCTCGTTCCCCAGTTTCGCAGCACTAGCCGCGAGGCGCGTTCGTGGGGGTGGTCGTCACGTCCACCGCAGGAAGCAGCGACACGGCGAAGATGGCGATCCCGGTGATCACGCTGTTCCACACCGACAAGGTCGAAGTCGACGGCAGCACCCAGGCGCTCAGCACGACCCAGATCCCGAGCGCGGTGTTCAGATGCCGCGCCGCCGACACCCACAAGGCCATCACCGCAAAGGCCGTGCAGAGCACGCCGCAGACCCAGGCGTTCGTGAACTGAGCGTAGGCGTGTTGCCACGCGAAGGCCGAGACGAACAACCACACTCCCAGCGCCACATTGATCGCACGAACGGCCGTGATCTGATCTCGCATGGCCCCTCTCTCCTGTCGGTCCGGCTGGTGGGCACCAGACGGTCTCACTGCTGCACTTGGTTGCTCTCGTCGTTGCGAACCTGGTGCCACGACTGGACCGACGTCGATGCGCGCGCTCCCTCGGCACCTGCCTTCGCAGCCCGCACCGGAGGCCAGAACCGAAGACGCGGGCCGGCGGCAATCGAGTAGGCTGCGCCCATGCCGTGGCGGGCGCGCTCATTCTGGATCGCAGCGATCGTGGTCGCCTATGCGGCCTTCGCCGCGCTCCGCGCGTCCGGAGGACGTGGACCGGCATGGTTCGCCCTCGTCGGCTTGCCCGTCCTGCTCGCGTTTGGCTGGCGGTTCACGGCGTCCCTGCTCGACCGTGGCCGCG is part of the Chondromyces crocatus genome and encodes:
- a CDS encoding DUF1592 domain-containing protein yields the protein MSAVALGPTACSPEPSPPVDTACVSLSPGTAPIRRMTRFEYDRTVHDLLGDETQPARSFAPEEEVLGFNNQAAALGVTQSLAEQYMKAAEKLAAQAAQHLTRLMPGCDPTRPEADACVERWIRDFGRRAFRRPLDADEVKRFATLFDWGRDDYGGVIGVELIIQAMLQSPHFLYRVELGMPDPVAQGVVQLSHYEIASRLSYLLWSSMPDDALLDDAEAGRLGTPEEIRVAAERMLHDPRAREAVLEFHRQWLELKHVDLMTKDQKTYPAYDSALRPLWMAETEAFVEHVVFDEPGGSLTTLLTAPFSFMNAELAAFYGVSGPTGTAFERVELDPAHRAGVLTHASVLATQSKPNQSSPIHRGKFVRERLLCDLIPPPPANLPITVPEVQLGVTTRERFAQHREDTVCSGCHALMDPIGYTFEHYDGIGQWRDLDQGLPVDATGNISRTEANGSFDGAIELSTHLARSAQVRACVVSQWFRYGYGRAEKEEDQCSLDQLGDTFRRSGHSIQALLVGLTQTDAFRYRRQGGEP
- a CDS encoding SPW repeat domain-containing protein, with translation MRDQITAVRAINVALGVWLFVSAFAWQHAYAQFTNAWVCGVLCTAFAVMALWVSAARHLNTALGIWVVLSAWVLPSTSTLSVWNSVITGIAIFAVSLLPAVDVTTTPTNAPRG